The Edaphobacter sp. 12200R-103 genome contains a region encoding:
- the smpB gene encoding SsrA-binding protein SmpB has translation MPRSLSNPTAAYQPKASAPKVKDRDPVAAGQRDASVNRAASHNYFLTDRFEAGVALRGTEVKSIREGKANLKDAYGLLKDGECYLLNAHIGPFSHGNTMNHDSLRTRKLLLHKGELRKLESMTRQKGYTLIPTRLYFRHGRVKCELAIAKGKQDWDKRETERRKEADREARAAIVRSQRS, from the coding sequence ATGCCTCGCTCGCTTTCCAACCCGACCGCAGCCTACCAGCCGAAAGCTTCGGCCCCGAAGGTGAAGGATCGGGATCCGGTTGCGGCAGGACAGCGCGATGCATCGGTCAACCGTGCGGCCAGCCACAACTACTTCCTTACAGACCGCTTTGAGGCAGGAGTCGCCCTGCGCGGCACCGAAGTGAAATCCATCCGGGAGGGCAAGGCGAACCTGAAGGATGCCTATGGGCTTCTGAAGGATGGAGAGTGCTATCTGCTGAACGCGCACATTGGCCCCTTCTCCCACGGCAACACCATGAATCACGACTCCCTGCGTACTCGCAAATTACTGCTGCACAAAGGAGAGTTGCGCAAGCTGGAGAGCATGACACGGCAGAAGGGATACACCCTTATCCCGACACGTCTGTACTTCCGCCACGGACGGGTGAAGTGCGAACTCGCCATAGCCAAGGGCAAGCAAGACTGGGACAAGCGTGAAACCGAGCGCCGCAAAGAGGCCGACCGCGAAGCACGGGCAGCCATCGTGCGGAGCCAGCGCAGCTGA
- the groES gene encoding co-chaperone GroES yields MAKTFTPLHDRILVRRVEEGETLRGGIIIPDSAKEKPQQGEVISVGKGKSNDEGKVFPLDVKAGDQILFGKYSGTEIKLDGEEFLIMREEEVLGILK; encoded by the coding sequence ATGGCGAAGACATTCACACCGCTGCACGATCGCATCCTGGTCCGCCGCGTCGAAGAGGGCGAAACCCTCCGTGGCGGCATCATCATCCCCGACTCCGCCAAGGAAAAGCCCCAGCAGGGCGAAGTTATCTCGGTCGGTAAGGGCAAGTCCAACGACGAAGGCAAGGTCTTCCCGCTCGACGTCAAGGCTGGCGACCAGATCCTCTTCGGCAAGTACTCGGGCACCGAAATCAAGCTTGACGGCGAAGAGTTCCTGATCATGCGCGAAGAAGAAGTCCTCGGCATCCTCAAGTAG
- the groL gene encoding chaperonin GroEL (60 kDa chaperone family; promotes refolding of misfolded polypeptides especially under stressful conditions; forms two stacked rings of heptamers to form a barrel-shaped 14mer; ends can be capped by GroES; misfolded proteins enter the barrel where they are refolded when GroES binds), which yields MAKQILHGEDSRQAILRGVNTLADAVKVTLGPKGRNVVIEKKFGSPTITKDGVTVAKEIELGNSLENMGAQMVREVASKTSDVAGDGTTTATVLAQAIYREGVKTVAAGANPMALKRGIDKAVEAIIGKRDEHGAVQGGALSKLSKPVSGDMIAQVGTISANSDAQIGTIIAEAMKKVGKDGVITVEESRTMETQLEVVEGMQFDRGYLSPYFVTDAERMEAALENPYILIYEKKISSMKDLLPLLEQIARTAKPLVIIAEDVDGEALATLVVNKLRGTLNVAAVKAPGFGDRRKAMLQDIAILTGGKAITEDLGIKLESVKIEDLGTAKRVTIDKDNTTIVDGGGKGGEIEGRVKEIRAQIDKTTSDYDREKLQERLAKLVGGVAVIKVGAATETEMKEKKARVEDAMHATRAAVEEGIVPGGGVALIRATSAVDDVVKGLEGDEKIGASIIRRAIEEPLRMIVSNAGEEGAVVIGKILDSKETNFGYNAGTGAYEDLVKAGVIDPTKVTRTALQNAASIAGLMLTTEAMISEIPEKKEAPAGGHNHGSMDGMY from the coding sequence ATGGCAAAGCAGATTCTGCATGGAGAAGATTCGCGTCAGGCGATCCTGCGTGGCGTCAACACGCTGGCCGACGCTGTGAAGGTCACACTCGGTCCGAAGGGCCGCAACGTTGTTATCGAGAAGAAGTTCGGCTCGCCCACCATCACCAAGGACGGCGTTACTGTCGCCAAGGAGATCGAGCTCGGCAACAGCCTCGAGAATATGGGCGCACAGATGGTGCGCGAGGTCGCTTCGAAGACCTCCGACGTTGCCGGTGACGGCACCACCACCGCGACCGTTCTGGCTCAGGCCATCTATCGCGAGGGTGTAAAGACGGTTGCCGCCGGTGCAAATCCGATGGCTCTGAAGCGCGGCATCGATAAGGCTGTCGAGGCCATCATCGGCAAGCGCGACGAGCACGGCGCCGTTCAGGGTGGAGCTCTCTCCAAGCTGTCCAAGCCCGTCTCCGGCGACATGATTGCACAGGTCGGAACCATCTCGGCCAACAGCGATGCGCAGATCGGCACCATCATCGCCGAGGCGATGAAGAAGGTTGGCAAGGACGGCGTCATCACCGTCGAAGAGTCGCGCACCATGGAGACACAGCTTGAGGTCGTCGAAGGCATGCAGTTCGACCGCGGCTACCTGTCGCCCTACTTCGTGACCGATGCCGAGCGCATGGAAGCTGCTCTTGAGAATCCCTACATCCTGATCTACGAGAAGAAGATCTCCTCGATGAAGGACCTGCTTCCGCTGCTCGAGCAGATCGCCCGCACCGCCAAGCCGCTTGTCATCATCGCTGAGGATGTTGACGGCGAGGCTCTCGCGACCCTGGTCGTCAACAAGCTGCGTGGCACGCTGAACGTCGCTGCCGTCAAGGCTCCCGGCTTCGGCGATCGCCGCAAGGCCATGTTGCAGGACATCGCAATCCTGACCGGCGGCAAGGCCATCACCGAGGACCTCGGCATCAAGCTCGAGTCGGTCAAGATTGAGGACCTCGGCACCGCGAAGCGCGTCACCATCGATAAGGACAACACCACCATCGTCGACGGCGGCGGAAAGGGTGGCGAGATCGAAGGCCGCGTGAAGGAGATTCGTGCCCAGATCGACAAGACCACCTCGGACTACGATCGCGAGAAGCTGCAGGAGCGTCTCGCCAAGCTGGTTGGCGGCGTCGCTGTCATCAAGGTTGGTGCTGCAACCGAGACCGAGATGAAGGAGAAGAAGGCTCGCGTTGAAGACGCGATGCACGCGACCCGTGCGGCTGTGGAAGAGGGCATCGTCCCCGGCGGCGGCGTTGCGCTGATTCGCGCAACTTCGGCTGTCGACGATGTCGTCAAGGGTCTCGAGGGTGACGAGAAGATCGGTGCTTCGATCATCCGTCGCGCCATCGAAGAGCCTCTGCGCATGATCGTCTCGAACGCCGGCGAAGAAGGCGCAGTCGTCATCGGCAAGATCCTCGACTCGAAGGAGACCAACTTCGGCTACAACGCCGGAACCGGCGCCTACGAGGACCTGGTGAAGGCCGGTGTCATCGACCCGACCAAGGTAACCCGCACCGCCCTGCAGAACGCGGCTTCCATCGCCGGTCTGATGCTCACCACCGAGGCCATGATCTCCGAGATCCCGGAGAAGAAGGAAGCCCCGGCCGGTGGACACAACCACGGCAGCATGGACGGCATGTACTGA
- a CDS encoding Gfo/Idh/MocA family protein, which produces MISRREFSKLGALGLAAHTFSPLPLIGQSAGKKIGYCIIGLGRIADHHMRGIAKTSTSAITGLVSGHRDKAERIAAQYGVPKESIYNYEDMDRIRDNKAIDAVIVCLPNSMHAEYTTRSAKAGKHVLCEKPMAVTVAECEQMIAACKSANVKLMIAYRMHYEPYTLKTIELIKSGALGKVQGIDSANGFNIAHGEWRTQRSLAGGGPLMDVGIYCLNATRYLTGEEPVAFTAVATSNRNDERFKDIEENLSWTMRFPSGTVASCSTTYGAQMPSYAKVFGENGWLEFDNFNYEGQRLTAMYRKDRGSPAVKLDEASTLHDPSQFVDQVNHFTSCVLENKTPGTPGEEGLKDMRHIESIYKAAGLTLG; this is translated from the coding sequence ATGATCTCCCGTAGAGAATTCTCAAAGCTGGGCGCCCTCGGCCTCGCCGCCCATACATTTTCTCCACTTCCTCTCATTGGTCAGAGCGCGGGGAAAAAGATCGGCTACTGCATCATTGGACTTGGCCGCATCGCAGACCACCACATGCGCGGCATCGCAAAGACCTCAACCTCAGCGATCACGGGCCTGGTGAGCGGACACCGTGACAAGGCCGAGCGCATCGCTGCACAGTATGGCGTGCCGAAGGAATCAATCTACAACTACGAGGACATGGATCGTATCCGCGACAACAAGGCGATCGATGCCGTCATCGTGTGCCTGCCGAACAGCATGCATGCCGAATATACGACTCGCTCGGCAAAGGCCGGGAAGCATGTTCTGTGCGAGAAGCCGATGGCAGTTACGGTTGCGGAGTGCGAGCAGATGATTGCTGCCTGCAAGTCGGCCAATGTGAAGCTGATGATTGCCTATCGCATGCACTACGAGCCGTACACCCTGAAGACGATCGAGCTGATCAAGTCAGGAGCGCTGGGAAAGGTGCAGGGGATCGACAGCGCCAATGGCTTCAACATCGCACATGGCGAGTGGAGGACGCAGCGCTCGCTGGCAGGTGGAGGACCGCTGATGGACGTCGGCATCTACTGCCTGAACGCTACGCGCTACCTGACCGGCGAGGAGCCGGTTGCCTTCACAGCTGTGGCTACTTCGAACAGGAACGACGAACGCTTCAAGGACATCGAAGAGAATCTCTCCTGGACGATGCGCTTCCCCTCCGGCACGGTCGCGAGCTGCTCCACGACGTACGGGGCACAGATGCCGAGTTACGCCAAGGTCTTCGGAGAGAACGGCTGGCTGGAGTTCGATAACTTCAACTACGAGGGACAGCGGCTGACCGCGATGTACAGGAAGGACCGCGGCTCGCCCGCCGTGAAGCTCGATGAGGCTTCGACACTGCACGACCCCAGCCAGTTTGTCGATCAGGTGAATCACTTCACGAGCTGTGTTCTTGAAAACAAGACACCAGGAACGCCAGGCGAAGAAGGTCTCAAGGACATGCGTCACATTGAGTCGATTTATAAGGCCGCCGGCCTCACTCTCGGTTAG